The Verrucomicrobiota bacterium genome has a window encoding:
- a CDS encoding lmo0937 family membrane protein has product MLYTIAVVLIILWLLGLVTGYTIGSFIHILLVIAVIMILVNLITGRKPLS; this is encoded by the coding sequence ATGTTATACACGATTGCGGTAGTATTGATAATCCTGTGGCTGCTCGGACTGGTCACCGGCTACACGATAGGTTCGTTTATTCACATCCTGCTGGTCATTGCGGTCATCATGATACTCGTAAACCTCATTACGGGTCGCAAGCCACTGAGTTAA